A portion of the Phacochoerus africanus isolate WHEZ1 chromosome 5, ROS_Pafr_v1, whole genome shotgun sequence genome contains these proteins:
- the PCARE gene encoding photoreceptor cilium actin regulator — protein sequence MGCAPSHSDIVNSVAKSGIQLFKKPKAILPGHQGARERCAIPLLIQSSTCYDSGGDFSQGQRPAAEQPSPRWTQTITESLCQLPRDPTSGKRKNMEGLIPENNFSPSQLHKPQSYKATGIALGRQSLHGSQEAAFSGEESEESNTQETSQGEKRTQCHRSGTRDHCCQTLLPLHESECKVDFPEPLVKAHQHAYTYLDSCLSKYEAILSITHRATQTQELLQPMVGFLLLCFEEVNQLLGEISKDGEELLQEVREDLAWPWRKGEPQGQPDLLQQLLQYTVSKLQALSGPVASLTGSLLEGSGSYLHAATGHLGSKLSTKRAVEERLLRALGRLESLASGHSDPEAQGLPLCSEDSGIGADNESVQLADKLGKQASWDLVPEPAEWKPVILPTAEARLSGHVWQPSPFQMGSDGPQDCPLSRPPIAKVQPAVQGGSGSPWASSTGPENTTSRPWGNGQTVAPDSLGAGISGEAHFPRGSRWMDTPPLSGGEDSSPEEEEEEEEGSCLSPREWQENTPPPRPRSSPAGAQSPFQPHPRRLRSPQAQEMILKMKQAISERIKFVPVPSGHQDWTEEEEKATVPPRPSTASGSRRAPSRHRRSQSEGCLKSHMEDPTLQELRGVQRELSRRLEAFYALDSGQQVQSREQVLTPRAAALRPDTHCRVTPSNTISKLKASLTKNFSILPSQDKSILQKCCPHSEGEEPRQRKAEGLPRAAPSGERACEALEARDWKVRSCPPRASVKKLIETFSPTESLRTPGDAKDARLSPYLRKWGVPTMPPRFPIYRGLAPLYPKPRISPAAGGESLRMGSGWRPFAPIFPPLLTAEASETEDLDCGTEDNPELLPPPPLEILMDKSFTSLEPPESSKLAESCLEGTHVPGLGGAGPARRMWASPKLRASMSPTDLLPSKSMATLPRARSAEMGSSKSGCGPGKLALDLNPPTAANRHPEVQGDRAQSQVRADRTTSLSKHPRKAMHWHHSSHTSGPSRTSEPSPARPMRGLHSPEAPRQNQERSPTLVRKTSPTRAHWTPRVDRRHASLPSSHRPTQPSVPSVHGSPSPPLSPPVSPRVLSPPTMKKRASPPPQHKPPSPPPASPPAQPKVSSPPAQCTEASSPASGPSPSPPASPSQGPKETGDPEDNQAATAKASGNSYSIFCPATSSLFETKSPFSIEHPPLAPPSLPPEAAVPRGNPTGGWRSSSGPRLRADSQRGTALGALNPQPFVRRTDSDRRPGVRLLLPVPGTTSNMCDAPLGQSSGSEEGPKDPEPWSSPRAPEPKGGGRGASPADLCVLGHGLQREAGAGHAQDKPQQKEVA from the exons ATGGGATGTGCTCCTTCCCACAGTGACATTGTTAACAGTGTTGCCAAGAGCGGcatccagctttttaaaaagcccaaaGCAATTTTGCCAGGACATCAGGGGGCCAGGGAAAGGTGCGCCATCCCTTTGCTGATTCAAAGCTCCACCTGCTATGACTCTGGAGGGGACTTTTCCCAGGGACAGAGGCCAGCAGCAGAGCAGCCAAGTCCAAGGTGGACCCAGACCATCACGGAAAGTCTTTGCCAGCTCCCCAGGGATCCCACTtcaggcaaaaggaaaaacatggaaGGACTGATCCCAGAGAACAACTTCTCTCCATCGCAGCTTCACAAACCACAAAGCTACAAGGCTACGGGCATCGCACTCGGGAGACAGAGCTTGCATGGGTCACAAGAGGCAGCCTTTTCTGGGGAGGAGAGCGAAGAAAGTAATACCCAGGAGACTTCCCAAGGGGAGAAGAGGACCCAATGTCACAGGTCGGGCACACGGGACCATTGCTGCCAAACCCTCCTTCCACTCCATGAATCGGAGTGCAAAGTGGACTTCCCCGAGCCCCTGGTGAAAGCCCACCAGCACGCTTACACCTATCTGGACTCCTGCCTCTCCAAATATGAAGCAATTCTGAGCATCACCCATCGTGCCACCCAGACCCAGGAGCTGCTGCAGCCCATGGTCGgcttcctgttgctgtgttttgaGGAAGTCAACCAGCTCCTGGGGGAGATCTCCAAGGATGGAGAAGAGCTCCTCCAGGAAGTTCGAGAGGATCTGGCTTGGCCGTGGAGGAAAGGTGAGCCCCAGGGGCAGCCCGATCTGCTGCAGCAGCTCCTGCAGTACACAGTCAGCAAGCTGCAGGCGCTCAGTGGCCCGGTGGCCTCGCTCACCGGGAGCCTCCTGGAGGGCTCCGGCAGCTACCTCCACGCCGCCACAGGCCACCTGGGGAGCAAGCTGAGCACGAAGAGGGCTGTGGAGGAACGCCTCCTGAGGGCTCTGGGACGATTGGAGAGCTTGGCGAGTGGCCACAGCGACCCTGAAGCGCAGGGCCTACCCCTGTGCTCCGAGGACAGTGGCATTGGTGCTGACAATGAGTCCGTGCAGCTGGCGGACAAGCTGGGCAAGCAAGCCAGCTGGGACTTGGTGCCAGAGCCTGCAGAATGGAAGCCAGTGATTTTACCCACAGCAGAGGCCAGGCTGTCAGGACACGTCTGGCAGCCAAGTCCATTCCAGATGGGTTCAGATGGACCCCAGGACTGTCCACTCTCAAGGCCCCCTATAGCAAAGGTTCAGCCAGCTGTACAGGGTGGATCCGGGAGCCCCTGGGCCTCCAGCACAGGCCCAGAAAATACCACCTCCAGGCCTTGGGGCAATGGCCAAACTGTCGCACCCGATTCCCTTGGGGCAGGGATTTCCGGGGAAGCACACTTTCCTAGAGGCTCCCGGTGGATGGACACTCCTCCCCTCAGTGGAGGTGAGGACAGcagcccagaggaggaggaagaggaagaggaagggagctgCCTGAGTCCACGTGAGTGGCAGGAAAACACTCCCCCTCCAAGGCCTCGATCTTCACCTGCCGGTGCCCAAAGCCCATTTCAGCCACACCCCCGGAGGCTGAGGAGCCCCCAGGCCCAGGAGATGATTCTGAAGATGAAGCAGGCAATCAGTGAAAGGATCAAGTTCGTCCCTGTGCCCTCTGGGCACCAGGACtggacagaggaagaagagaaggcgACAGTGCCACCGAGACCTAGCACCGCCAGCGGCAGCCGGAGGGCCCCCTCGAGGCACAGGAGGTCCCAGTCCGAGGGGTGTCTTAAGAGCCACATGGAGGACCCCACCCTCCAGGAGCTGCGGGGGGTCCAGAGAGAGCTCAGCCGGAGGCTGGAGGCATTTTACGCCCTGGACTCAGGACAGCAGGTGCAGAGCCGGGAACAGGTTCTGACGCCCCGCGCAGCAGCACTGAGGCCAGACACCCACTGCAGGGTCACCCCGAGCAACACCATCAGCAAGCTGAAGGCATCCCTCACCAAGAACTTCAGCATTTTGCCAAGTCAGGACAAAAGCATCCTGCAGAAATGCTGTCCCCACTCTGAGGGGGAAGAGCCCCGGCAGAGAAAAGCTGAGGGGCTTCCAAGGGCCGCCCCATCCGGGGAGAGGGCCTGTGAGGCCCTTGAAGCCAGGGACTGGAAGGTCAGGAGCTGTCCCCCCAGAGCCTCAGTCAAGAAACTCATTGAAACTTTTAGTCCCACGGAGAGTCTGAGAACACCGGGGGATGCCAAGGATGCTAGGCTGAGCCCCTACCTCAGGAAGTGGGGAGTCCCCACCATGCCTCCCAGGTTCCCCATTTACAGGGGGCTTGCCCCTTTGTATCCAAAGCCCCGAATTTCTCCAGCAGCAGGTGGAGAATCTCTCAGGATGGGCTCAGGCTGGAGGCCCTTCGCGCCCATCTTTCCACCTCTGCTCACAGCAGAAGCCTCCGAGACTGAGGACCTCGACTGTGGGACAGAGGACAACCCAGAGCTGCTCCCTCCACCGCCTCTGGAAATCCTGATGGACAAATCATTTACCTCTCTGGAGCCCCCAGAAAGCAGCAAGCTGGCAGAGAGCTGCCTTGAAGGGACCCACgtgccagggctgggaggggctggcccTGCCCGGAGAATGTGGGCTTCCCCAAAGCTAAGAGCCTCCATGAGCCCCACTGACCTGCTGCCCAGCAAGAGCATGGCCACCCTCCCCAGGGCCCGCAGCGCAGAGATGGGGAGCAGCAAGAGCGGCTGCGGTCCCGGAAAGCTCGCCCTGGACCTCAACCCCCCGACGGCAGCCAACAGACACCCAGAGGTGCAGGGAGACAGGGCTCAGAGCCAGGTACGAGCAGACAGGACCACGAGCCTCTCCAAGCATCCCCGGAAGGCCATGCACTGGCACCATTCCAGCCACACATCCGGACCGAGCAGGACCTCGGAACCCAGCCCGGCCCGACCAATGCGAGGACTGCATTCTCCCGAGGCCCCAAGGCAGAACCAAGAGAGAAGCCCCACCCTGGTCAGAAAGACCTCTCCCACAAGAGCACACTGGACACCCAGAGTGGACAGGAGGCATGCAAGCCTGCCCTCCTCTCACAGACCCACCCAGCCAAGTGTCCCCAGTGTGCACGGGTCCCCTAGCCCACCACTCAGCCCTCCGGTGAGCCCCAGGGTGCTGAGCCCCCCAACAATGAAAAAAcgagcttcccctcccccccagcacaAGCCGCCCAGCCCGCCCCCAGCAAGCCCACCCGCCCAGCCCAAGGTCTCCAGCCCCCCTGCCCAGTGCACAGAAGCCAGCTCCCCTGCCTCgggcccctccccatctcccccagcATCTCCCAGTCAGGGGCCCAAGGAAACAGGAGATCCTGAAGACAATCAGGCAGCCACGGCCAAAGCATCTGGGAACTCGTATTCCATTTTCTGCCCAGCCACCTCCTCTCTGTTTGAAACTAAATCACCGTTCTCAATAGAGCACCCACCCCTCGCCCCACCATCACTGCCACCTGAAGCTGCGGTCCCTCGGGGGAACCCCACGGGAGGCTGGAGGAGCAGCTCGGGGCCACGGCTGAGGGCGGACTCACAGCGAGGGACGGCTCTGGGGGCCCTCAACCCTCAGCCTTTCGTCAGAAGGACAGATTCTGACCGCCGGCCAGGCGTCCGCCTTCTCCTGCCTGTCCCAGGCACCACCAGCAACATGTGTGATGCCCCGCTTGGTCAGAGCAG CGGCAGTGAGGAGGGCCCCAAGGACCCAGAGCCGTGGAGCAGCCCCCGTGCCCCGGAACCAAAGGGCGGCGGCAGAGGAGCGTCCCCCGCAGACCTCTGCGTGCTGGGCCACGGGCTGCAACGGGAGGCCGGTGCTGGCCACGCACAGGACAAGCCCCAGCAGAAGGAAGTGGCCTGA